In Melopsittacus undulatus isolate bMelUnd1 chromosome 6, bMelUnd1.mat.Z, whole genome shotgun sequence, the following proteins share a genomic window:
- the TACSTD2 gene encoding LOW QUALITY PROTEIN: tumor-associated calcium signal transducer 2 (The sequence of the model RefSeq protein was modified relative to this genomic sequence to represent the inferred CDS: inserted 2 bases in 2 codons; substituted 2 bases at 2 genomic stop codons): MEPVWGFGGFVSDVPPSVQNSCTCETNKWMVCAQHGPENCTFALVGSNHKADCSRLTSRCLMMKAEMILCKEKLFWGHPNGLLSNDGIYNTVWKDTGIFKXRQCSHTNACRCVNNAXVRRTEKGDENLSSGEVITTNSTYIDLKHKXRSSAFDSPDLVNAWKHLIESRYKLHPNYITAGNKVPPVIQICLNQHEKSRCDVNIADVVYYFEKDTKDDSIFHSNSTXTVCVNGDALDVEKLQIYYVDEKALEFCMQQLGAGFGGTVTVVVLAAGVSITVLALLRWLKTRKYEKGD; this comes from the exons ATGGAgcctgtttggggttttggtgggtttgtttcTGATGTACCTCCATCAGTGCAGAACAGCTGCACCTGTGAGACCAACAAGTGGATGGTGTGTGCCCAGCATGGACCTGAGAACTGCACCTTCGCATTGGTAGGTTCAAATCACAAGGCAGACTGTTCAAGACTGACTTCAAGATGCTTGATGATGAAGGCAGAAATGATCCTCTGCAAAGAGAAGCTCTTCTGGGGCCATCCCAATGGGCTGTTAAGTAATGATGGCATTTACAATACAGTCTGGAAGGACACTGGCATCTTCA GCAGGCAGTGCAGTCATACCAATGCTTGCAGGTGTGTGAACAATGCTTGAGTCAGAAGAACTGAAAAGGGCGATGAAAACCTCAGTAGTGGTGAAGTGATTACAACAAACTCGACCTACATTGACCTGAAGCACA ACAGGTCCAGTGCCTTTGATAGTCCTGATTTAGTGAATGCCTGGAAACATCTGATTGAGAGCAGATACAAACTCCACCCCAACTACATCACAGCCGGTAATAAGGTGCCCCCAGTTATTCAAATCTGCCTGAACCAGCATGAGAAATCCAGGTGTGATGTGAATATAGCTGATGTAGTCTATTACTTtgaaaaagatacaaaagaTGACTCCATATTTCATTCTAACAGTACATGAACTGTCTGTGTCAATGGAGATGCTCTTGACGTTGAAAAACTACAGATTTACTACGTTGATGAAAAGGCCCTGGAGTTTTGCATGCAGCAGCTAGGTGCTGGCTTTGGTGGTACAGTGACAGTGGTGGTGCTGGCTGCTGGCGTGAGCATCACTGTACTGGCTCTTCTGAGGTGGCTGAAGACAAGAAAATATGAGAAAGGTGACTGA